One Punica granatum isolate Tunisia-2019 chromosome 3, ASM765513v2, whole genome shotgun sequence genomic window carries:
- the LOC116201801 gene encoding uncharacterized protein LOC116201801 isoform X2: protein MRTMSSSTSSKGIAAIVGVGPKLGRSVARKFAHEGYTVAILARDLGRLSRFADEIAREEKAQVFAIRIDCSDSRSVREAFEGVLSLGFVEVLVYNAYQPVSWHPSNFADVRVDSFEKSLAVSTVGAFHCAQQVLPGMVERGRGTILFTGCSASLNGIAGFSELCCGKFALRALSQCLAREFQPMGVHVAHVIIDGVVGPPRPFRFIHIRLADSFPRLPKVSLNSYLSESAIAQKLEFNLFEDTGN from the exons ATGCGCACCATGTCAAGCTCCACCTCCAGCAAGGGCATCGCTGCCATTGTTGGGGTCGGCCCAAAGCTCGGCCGCTCCGTCGCCCGCAAATTCGCTCACGAGGGCTACACTGTCGCCATTCTCGCCCGTGACCTCG GAAGGCTTTCGAGGTTCGCCGATGAGATCGCGAGGGAGGAGAAGGCGCAGGTTTTTGCAATTCGGATAGATTGCTCGGACTCGAGAAGCGTGAGGGAGGCGTTCGAGGGCGTGCTCTCGCTGGGGTTTGTGGAGGTGCTAGTCTACAATGCATACCAGCCCGTCTCTTGGCACCCGTCCAACTTCGCTGATGTCCGGGTTGACTCCTTTGAGAAGTCCCTTGCCGTCTCCACTGTCGGCGCCTTCCACTGTGCCCAGCAG GTCCTGCCTGGCATGGtggagagaggaagaggaacgATTCTCTTCACAGGCTGCTCGGCTTCACTGAACGGCATTGCCGGGTTCTCTGAATTAT GCTGTGGGAAGTTTGCATTGAGAGCTCTATCGCAGTGTTTGGCAAGGGAATTCCAGCCGATGGGAGTGCACGTTGCACACGTTATCATTGATGGAGTGGTTGGCCCACCGAG GCCTTTTCGATTCATTCATATTCGTTTGGCTGATTCCTTTCCCCGCCTCCCAAAAGTTTCTTTGAATTCTTATCTCTCTGAGTCAGCGATTGCTCAAAAGTTggaatttaatttgtttgaagATACCGGGAATTAA
- the LOC116201801 gene encoding uncharacterized protein LOC116201801 isoform X1: protein MRTMSSSTSSKGIAAIVGVGPKLGRSVARKFAHEGYTVAILARDLGRLSRFADEIAREEKAQVFAIRIDCSDSRSVREAFEGVLSLGFVEVLVYNAYQPVSWHPSNFADVRVDSFEKSLAVSTVGAFHCAQQVLPGMVERGRGTILFTGCSASLNGIAGFSELCCGKFALRALSQCLAREFQPMGVHVAHVIIDGVVGPPRGALTMSLQRAPSVGEPQQQSIVSVDHGSGPMDPDSLAQTYWHLHIQDRTAWTQEIDLRPSGPRLF, encoded by the exons ATGCGCACCATGTCAAGCTCCACCTCCAGCAAGGGCATCGCTGCCATTGTTGGGGTCGGCCCAAAGCTCGGCCGCTCCGTCGCCCGCAAATTCGCTCACGAGGGCTACACTGTCGCCATTCTCGCCCGTGACCTCG GAAGGCTTTCGAGGTTCGCCGATGAGATCGCGAGGGAGGAGAAGGCGCAGGTTTTTGCAATTCGGATAGATTGCTCGGACTCGAGAAGCGTGAGGGAGGCGTTCGAGGGCGTGCTCTCGCTGGGGTTTGTGGAGGTGCTAGTCTACAATGCATACCAGCCCGTCTCTTGGCACCCGTCCAACTTCGCTGATGTCCGGGTTGACTCCTTTGAGAAGTCCCTTGCCGTCTCCACTGTCGGCGCCTTCCACTGTGCCCAGCAG GTCCTGCCTGGCATGGtggagagaggaagaggaacgATTCTCTTCACAGGCTGCTCGGCTTCACTGAACGGCATTGCCGGGTTCTCTGAATTAT GCTGTGGGAAGTTTGCATTGAGAGCTCTATCGCAGTGTTTGGCAAGGGAATTCCAGCCGATGGGAGTGCACGTTGCACACGTTATCATTGATGGAGTGGTTGGCCCACCGAG GGGGGCACTGACGATGTCGTTGCAGAGAGCACCTTCCGTTGGGGAGCCACAACAGCAAAGCATAGTTTCAGTAGACCATGGGTCGGGGCCAATGGACCCGGACTCGCTGGCACAGACCTACTGGCACTTGCACATTCAGGACCGAACTGCCTGGACCCAAGAGATTGACCTCCGCCCTAGTGGCCCCAggctcttttaa
- the LOC116199017 gene encoding uncharacterized protein LOC116199017 — protein sequence MEPRKEKTISKKARDSGRGISRKNSVLKAKMDELTMTKDELKKAKDTAMQSWLDSKPLLDELEKVKAALATAHKRSSMSTIVISELEVQLETTNLTIRAKKQQELEATRTIDQLTQAIERGTGDREALELHIDERRRLRSKLKQLLRVRRQTHRALSLALHATRAEMEAATVAAEEAKQHIEHTEKTKETVQLTHEEYRALKRRAREETLLAEQRVSEAGEQRAAAEASRHKALTRKYTREVALASAPAALVEQDVDVRPEAEEGAEDAIEGPVLPKAWVRAGARITVESNRVGTARGMRGARTGGKRKILKKKKKPSIFQQIKSFIVRTINRLFG from the exons ATGGAGCCTCGCAAAGAGAAGACTATTTCGAAGAAGGCCAGAGATTCTGGTCGAGGAATTAGCCGTAAGAACAGTGTTTTAAAGGCAAAGATGGATGAGCTGACAATGACAAAGGATGAGCTTAAGAAAGCTAAGGATACCGCAATGCAGTCGTGGTTAGATTCCAAACCTCTCCTTGATGAGCTGGAAAAG GTAAAAGCGGCACTTGCAACTGCACATAAGCGATCTTCCATGTCCACAATTGTGATCTCCGAGCTCGAGGTGCAGCTTGAGACCACCAACTTGACGATCCGGGCCAAGAAGCAGCAGGAGCTAGAGGCCACTAGGACGATTGACCAGCTCACCCAGGCAATTGAGCGGGGCACTGGAGACAGAGAGGCCCTTGAGCTCCATATTGATGAGCGACGCCGCCTCAGGTCCAAGCTGAAGCAGCTCCTCCGTGTCAGGCGGCAGACCCACCGTGCACTCAGCCTTGCACTGCATGCCACAAGAGCTGAGATGGAGGCTGCCACGGTAGCTGCAGAGGAGGCGAAGCAGCATATCGAACACACCGAGAAGACCAAAGAGACCGTTCAGCTCACCCATGAGGAGTACCGAGCGCTGAAGAGGAGGGCGAGGGAGGAGACCCTGCTTGCAGAACAGCGGGTGTCGGAGGCGGGAGAGCAGCGAGCCGCAGCAGAAGCAAGCAGGCACAAGGCCCTGACAAGGAAAtacacgagggaggtggcacTGGCATCAGCACCAGCGGCACTTGTGGAACAGGACGTAGATGTGAGGCCCGAGGCAGAAGAGGGAGCAGAGGATGCCATTGAAGGTCCGGTTTTGCCCAAGGCTTGGGTGCGAGCTGGGGCTCGGATCACGGTCGAGTCAAATCGGGTGGGCACAGCAAGGGGGATGAGAGGAGCAAGGACAGGAGGGAAAAGGAAGAttctgaagaagaaaaagaagccaTCAATATTTCAACAGATTAAGAGTTTTATAGTGAGGACCATTAATAGGTTGTTCGGGTGA
- the LOC116198764 gene encoding peroxidase 10-like → MNCIKKFHFLPFFSVLFLGHFVSCQLDYRFYDSTCASLTKIVRYGVWSAIANETRMAASILRLHFHDCLVDGCEGSVMLDDTSSMKGEKNAFPNRNSVRGFEVIDAIKASVEKSCPGTVSCADILTLAAREAVYLAGGPFYMVPLGRRDGLSAKESSANEQLPSPLEPLENITAKFTSKGLDLKDVVVLSGAHTIGFAQCFTFKSRLFDFGGSGKPDPALDTSLLQNLQSVCPNQVDSDTNLAPLDPLTINKFDNSYYMNLVNSSGLLQSDQALMGNDKTASMVMNYSKYPFLFAKDFGASMVKMAGLGVLTGQNGQIRKTCRAVN, encoded by the exons ATGAATTGTATCAAGAAATTTCACTTTTTGCCATTTTTCTCTGTCCTATTCCTTGGTCACTTTGTGTCATGTCAACTTGACTATAGGTTCTATGACAGTACCTGTGCTAGCCTGACGAAAATAGTCCGGTATGGTGTTTGGTCGGCAATCGCAAATGAGACTAGGATGGCAGCTTCTATCTTACGGCTTCACTTCCACGACTGTCTCGTAGAT GGATGTGAAGGATCGGTGATGCTCGATGATACAAGCAGCATGAAAGGCGAGAAAAATGCATTCCCCAATCGAAACTCAGTAAGAGGTTTTGAGGTCATAGATGCCATCAAAGCCAGTGTCGAGAAGTCCTGCCCGGGCACTGTCTCCTGTGCTGATATACTCACGCTAGCAGCCCGAGAGGCTGTGTATCTG GCAGGTGGCCCATTTTACATGGTACCATTAGGTCGTCGAGATGGTCTCAGTGCTAAGGAAAGTTCAGCGAATGAGCAGCTTCCATCACCTCTTGAGCCCTTGGAGAATATTACAGCGAAGTTTACCTCAAAGGGTCTTGACTTGAAGGATGTTGTCGTCCTCTCAG GTGCACATACCATTGGTTTTGCCCAGTGCTTCACTTTCAAGTCTAGGCTCTTTGACTTCGGCGGCTCGGGGAAGCCTGACCCAGCACTAGACACCTCACTCCTGCAAAACCTTCAAAGTGTGTGCCCGAACCAGGTTGATTCTGACACCAATTTGGCTCCTCTGGACCCGCTGACAATTAACAAGTTTGACAACAGCTACTACATGAACCTCGTCAACAGCTCTGGCCTTCTCCAGTCAGACCAAGCCCTCATGGGCAACGACAAGACTGCATCCATGGTCATGAATTATAGCAAGTATCCCTTCCTTTTTGCGAAGGATTTCGGAGCATCCATGGTCAAAATGGCTGGGCTAGGAGTGCTTACgggacaaaacggacaaataAGGAAGACATGCAGGGCAGTGAATTAA
- the LOC116198843 gene encoding LOB domain-containing protein 36, translating to MSSSSSPCAACKLQRRKCTQECIFAPYFPADQPQKFAYIHKVFGASNVAKLLSELGVHQREDAVHSLAYEAETRLRDPVYGCVGLISILQQKLRLLQNELTSARKELATYIGPQAMLPMLPAGHQAGPPGAFAQHMGGTGPSSSLAVTPYMGAVPVPLPPHHQPSGALVIREPQAQAQHQQQQVGFDPHGHQIVAAAAAHQEMYRGLYERQRQQQEIKFSGAGGFDGIMLGNGYNHPGAGGVAAQAAVSPSLALGGTFEPVAAYQIHQPGDPHAHHAGSSSGAAFHHQHPDQPHHQHNFQPHLSLQPQHQQTMVHQPEQQEQQGSGSDERKSCVEGPSC from the coding sequence ATGTCATCATCGAGCTCCCCGTGCGCAGCGTGCAAGCTGCAGAGGAGGAAGTGCACTCAGGAGTGCATATTCGCGCCTTACTTCCCGGCGGACCAGCCCCAGAAGTTTGCTTACATCCACAAGGTATTCGGGGCGAGCAATGTCGCCAAGCTCCTGAGCGAGCTCGGCGTCCACCAGCGCGAAGATGCCGTCCACTCCCTTGCCTATGAGGCCGAGACCCGCCTTCGCGACCCAGTCTATGGCTGCGTGGGTCTCATTTCGATCCTACAGCAGAAGCTGAGGCTCTTGCAGAACGAACTGACGAGTGCAAGGAAGGAGCTCGCCACCTACATCGGTCCCCAGGCTATGCTCCCAATGCTCCCTGCTGGCCACCAGGCCGGCCCACCGGGAGCGTTTGCGCAGCACATGGGCGGCACTGGACCATCTTCATCACTGGCTGTAACACCGTACATGGGGGCAGTGCCTGTGCCCTTGCCGCCCCACCACCAACCCTCAGGGGCACTGGTGATCCGTGAGCCACAGGCTCAGGCTCAGCACCAGCAGCAGCAGGTGGGGTTCGATCCGCATGGGCATCAGATAGTCGCTGCGGCAGCGGCACATCAGGAGATGTACCGTGGCCTCTACGAGCGGCAAAGGCAGCAGCAGGAGATCAAGTTCAGTGGTGCTGGCGGGTTCGACGGGATCATGCTGGGCAATGGGTATAATCACCCTGGGGCTGGAGGGGTGGCAGCTCAGGCAGCAGTCTCACCCTCACTGGCTCTCGGGGGTACATTCGAGCCTGTGGCAGCTTACCAGATTCACCAGCCAGGCGACCCCCACGCCCACCACGCCGGGAGCAGCAGCGGTGCCGCATTCCACCACCAGCATCCCGATCAGCCTCACCACCAGCACAACTTCCAACCCCATCTCTCCCTCCAGCCCCAGCATCAGCAGACGATGGTCCATCAGCCAGAGCAGCAGGAACAGCAAGGTTCGGGCAGCGACGAGCGCAAGAGCTGCGTGGAAGGCCCTTCCTGTTGA